A region of the Cucurbita pepo subsp. pepo cultivar mu-cu-16 chromosome LG14, ASM280686v2, whole genome shotgun sequence genome:
GATTATANTGATTATGGCATGTTTGTATGGAATATGTGAATGTGAACAGCGTGAATTGCATGACATGAAACACGGTAAACTGTCTGGAATCATAGCCCCGATAGAAATGTGTATGAAATgtgaattgaaaatgagaatgacatgaagcATGGAACGTGACAGTGGGTTATGGTCCTTAAAGATAAATGTAGAAATagggggacctcatgcattatgtgtgttcatgcatctgggggATACCCccatcccatcacgagggtatgGACGCGTACATCTAATGGCAGGACAATGATCGTTATGCATTGCATAGCACTTccgtgacggttctagttttaacgggtcctggcataaggggctcccagagtatgcccaccggctaaggacagtggcccagcagtgtgcgaactagctggtgagcccatactcgcacgtatgggctgtgtgtagagtatatggtacacgtccacaaTTATCCATTAGGATTataccgtagggaaaacgaaacgaaacgaaagataggttccatcatttcattgcatgtgattgttgcatttaaccccaatagtggggtcacttactgagtatttctttaaatactcaaatcacgtgctactacatttttcaggttaaggcaagacattcctgtacggctgacgacggcatcgcaactcgagaccatggcacatgcataggatagtggtatttattttctttgtcttaggctagaataggatgtttttaacttaaactcttattcattttatttagtctttttttgtgtcgttttaaagatgttttcgaaacacgtaagtccatggctgtgttttaagacaaatgttatgttttatggaatttccgcattcaatgtttatggtatgtatacagtagcgaccttaaattaagtagaaaatttcgggtcgttacagataTTGTGTTCTTTactcaatttttatataaaagtgTGTATGTACCTACATATAcgtgcatatatatatatatatatatgtgtgtgtgtatatgcatatatgtatgtatacatatacataatataatataccAAACAATCTTAGCCTAATGTTTTTCACaataacataattttataaCAACTGAAGATAAGTATAATATTCACCAAAGAAAcacaatataatatttttcacaCTAACATAATACTATagcaaatgaaaataacaatatattcatcaaataaacataaaagaatGTTTTTCACAATAACATAATATTATAGCAACTAAAAATAACTATAATATTCACCAAacaaacataacataatgttTTTCACAATATCATAATACTTTGGCAACTAAAAATAACGATAATAATATTCACTAAACAAATATAAGAGGTtgataatttagtatttaataaCAACATAAATGACTGACCAAGATTGAAGTATGCCATCTATCTACGGACGATGGCGTTTCTCTTGGTGAATTTACATGTCCTTTGAAGGGAACTTCAACTTGCATTGAAAGTTGGGCTGATAGAATACTTGCACTTGTGAATTCTGTAATAGTAGATAATGTCGTACTCCGTCCCAATCGCCACCAAACgaataaaatatgttatttcATGCTCCTTCAATTAAGTGTTGTTGTTGGTAGAAAGGTAAACATGTTATTTCCTGCTCCTTCAATGGagtgttgttgttgttggtaGAAAGGTAAACATGTTATTTCCTACTCCTTCAATGGAGTGTTGTTGTTGATAGAAAAGTAAAGATAGAGAGACATACCAAGAAGGAAGCTCAGTAAGATAACCAGTGAAAGGAGCGTTATGGATGTGATGTGAGGAAGAACACAACAATTCTTTATAAAGGAAATTGCTTGATGAGCAAGAATGGTCAGCTACATAGTAGTTAATTTTGTATAACtcatataataattatgtaaATGAATACTTAAGATATGATGGTTTCCTCTCTCTTACTTGattgttttttcataaaaataaaataaaataaataaataaataagcacTTTTTACACCAATGAAATAGACTTGTTTCCTAATTTTGGTAAGTTAGATAGTACAAGAACACCAAAAATAAACAGACAAACGGACCTATATTGTGCAGTGATAAGCGGGTCAGATCGGAGGGAGGTCGGAGCTGGTCGGCTGGCACTCAGACTTTATTCCCTCTCATTTTCACTCCTAATTTTGGTCGAAAGATAGACTgtagaagaaaacgaaaaataaacaaaaattatttatatacacatatattttaaaaataaaattttattttaattttaatataatacatGACAGTGTGGAAGTGAAGGGAGGaagggagaagagaagaaaccaCACAAATGATACAAAGAGAGCAtcaacaaatatattaatcaatttataaatatataaatcaacctccttaaatatttgcttacaaatttattttaatcatctATCCAAATCTTCGGAGCATATAGTTGGGATGATCCATATAGGACTATGCAAATTTTTTTGTGCAGGATCTGCAATGTACTGTTCTTCAAAGCTTCCATCTTCGAAGTTGAATGTACCTAAATCTTGAGTTCCATCTAATTTCCCAACAACAAGATTAACGTAACGATTATCGTTGAAATATATACGATTTGGTAAACATCGAGGAAATTCTTTAGTTGAAACACAAATGGACTGGAAGTCGCCAATAAAAATAGCATCACCATCTAAGCTCTTCACCTCTACCGCCCTTCGCATCTCATCTTCATTCTCATGGATAAGTTTGTAAACTTCAAAGTCCACCGTCTCGAATTGTTCTTCTCCAGAGTCTAATATCCTCAAAACAACCAAAAGCTCTCCTTTGGAAGACTCTGTAATATACGACGTAACCATGTGCCCCATTTCTATTGTGTGGACCATCTTTACAGATATACAAATAGATGAACTTTCATCCTCActattttcaacttcaactttccAAACATTCAAGTAGTATTCTGTAGCATATAAAGTATCACCacaaatattaatatcattaaaaggAATGTTTGGTGTTGGGTAGTAATACGTCCAAGTTTTATCATTTGCTCTTATCAGACACAATCTTTTGTATGTACCAAAGATAGCTACAACCATGTAATCGTTTGGATATAACGATGGATCTTTGGTTAGTATTGCTTTAATTATGTGGCCTGGAATCCACTCAATGTCATTATATGTAGCAACCGGAGGAAGATAAATCACAGTCCCAGAAAAAGGGTTGAATAAAACGATACCGAGTGTCTCATCACGCATGATCAACCAACCGAAAGAGGAACCACGACaccttttgttgaagcaaaatTTGAAGTCAACCAGGCGAACTATGTTCCTAGTGAGATCGTATAAGCAATGCTGCTTTTCAAGACCATCCTCTGAGGGAACAATGAGCATCGGCAGTTGAGGAACCTTTGAGGCAATTATGGATCGTTGGTGTTTGTGGCGTAATGCAAGAAAATACCAAGACTTACATACCAAGCTGAATTGGAGATAATCGTAGAGagacaccattttgttgagaatCACACCAAGAACATCGTAGTCAAGTGTTGTCCAATCTcgagattttgaattttccatggtttctcttctttgttttgtacCTTTCCTGTACCAAATCACAAATGatataattagaaataaaattgtattatgacctattttctaaaatatgtttggagattaaataaatttctccAAACAATATGTCAATTagttcaaaacaaataaatcttATAGcatgttttaattatattcctacgtttttagaataatttttcttaatcatAATTACTCTCCCCTATACATTCATATGTTATAATTAACTTACCttacataatatatttatagatttaattaaataaaggatAAAATGTTCctaataaataacaaaataaaaatgttcctaaaaacaataattatttatctaaCATATAAGTTCTGAAGTCTTATACAATAtgatataaaagaaactaaaaaaaatataaaagaaattaaactaGTATAAAGTGTGATTTTTTGTTGtaacgaaaataaaaataatataaaagaaactaaaaaataataaaaaagaaaaaaatttcaattgaaattattttaactgGGTCTAATCTTTcacttaaaaaatgttaaaaaaattaaaaaaataataaaaaagaaaataattttaggtcgaattttttcaaattatttatctaaGTCTTGAGGTcttaatacaataaaataatataaaagaaattaaatgcagctaaaagaaattaaaaaaataataataagtaaaaaaaataaaaaaaattaataaaaaggaaaaaaataaaatttaataaaaaggaaaaaataaaaaataaaaaaatataataaataaacgtaGTATAAAgctgaaaaaatattaaaaaaaattaaaaaaattaataaagaaagatataaaagaaattaaaaaattaataaagaggaaaaaaaatacaaatttaataaaaagggaaaaatagaaattaaaaaaaaaattaaaaaaattaaaaaaattttaaaaaaaattggaaaaatagaaattgaataaaaagaaaaaaataaaaattaaaaaaagaataaataaacgtAATATAGAGTgttattaactaaaaaaaattaaaaaaataataataaataaaagaggaaaaaaagaaaataatttcagctgtaaaaatttaaaagaaataaaaataataataataaattaacaaaaaggaaaaaaaataaaaggtaataaaaaggaaaaaattaaaaaataaaaaaaaaataaaataaataaacgtagTATAAAgctgaaaaaatataaaagaaattaaaaaaattaataaagaaaaaatataaaagaaattaaaaaattaataaaaaaagaaaaaaatagaaatttaataaaaatggaaaaataaaaattaaaaaataataaataaaagaaattataaaaaataggaaaaatagaaattcaataaaataaaaaaaatagaaattaaaataataataataataaataaaagaaatttaaaaaataaaaaaaggaaaataatttcaactggaaaaattaaaaataaataaaaataataataataaattaataaaaaggaaaaaattaaaaataaataaataaataaacgtaaTATAAAgctgaaaaaatataaaagaaattaaaaaaaattaataaagaaaaatataaaagaaattcaaaatttgataaaaaagaagataaaaaaaaatagaaatttaataaaaaggttaaaatagaaattaaaaaataaataaataaaaattaaaaaaatttggaaaaataaaaattcaataaaaagaaaaaaaatagaaattaaaaaaaataataaataaacgtaatataaattgtgattaataaaagaaattaaaaaaaataataaataaaagaacttaaaaaaaataaaaaaaggaaaataattacagctgtaaaaatataaaagaaataaaaagttaataaaaagaaaaaaaataaaatgtaataaaaaggaaaaaattaaaaaattaaaaaaaaataaataaacgtaaTATAAAgctgaaaaaatataaaagaaattaaaaaattaataaagaaaaatataaaagaaattaaaaaaattaataaaaaagaaaaaaatagaaatttaataaaaatggaaaaatagaaataaataaaataataaataaattaaaaaaataataaataaaagaaattaaaaaaataggaaaaatagaaattcaataaaaagaaaaaaatagaaataaaaaaaataataaataaacgtaATATAAAGTGTGattaactaaaagaaaaaaatagaaataaaaaaaataataaataaacgtaATATAAAGTGTGATtaactaaaagaaattaaaataataataataataaataaaagaaattaaaaatttcaatggaaaaatttaaaagaaataaaaataataataataaattaataaaaaggaaaaaaaaaataaaatgtaataaaaaggaaaaaattaaaaattaaaaaaaaatcagaaataaACGTAGTATAAAgctgaaaaaatatataagaaattaaaagaaattaataaagaaaaatataaaaaaaaattaaaaaataataataaataaagaaattaaaaaataaaaaaaatagaaattcaataaaaagaaaaaaattaaaaaaataataaataaacatagtATAAAGTGTGATtaactaaaagaaattaaaaataataataaataaaagaaattaaaaaaataaaaaaataataatttcatcttaaaaaatataaaacaaattaataaattaataaaaaggaaaaaaatagaaatttaataaaaaagaaaataatttcagCTGGGTCCAACGTTTGCctacaagaaattaaaaaaattaataaaaaggaataaaaaatacaaatttaataaaaaaaactattagtatttgagaaaattgataaaattgtttatatttaaaacaatggataaaaatagtttaaattataaccTTGAAAAATTTGACTACCAATGACAAAAACAAGGACTAAGCATAGGAAAAAAAGGgttagaatttaaattatatataaaaaaaaaattaaaacataataagaGAGCAGAGATACCGTGGGAATGAGCAAGGACACAAAGTGTTCGTCCCTCTTACAAAAATCAATACTTCAATTTTAGATGGTGTATTCCAGACTTAAAATtcctaaatcataaatttgtgTGAAATcattgtaattattttatagctaaaaaaattaagaataaggaatatatttaaattaggaaatatttaaaatatatgccTACtatgaaaccaaaaaaaaaaaaacatttcacGAAGACATTATTTACGTAtgtgaaagaataaaataaaaaagaatgcaAACATGTACGGTCggataaattatataaataattttaataatagaattaaaataagatatatGTTCCAGTtttctattataaatttaatataatatggcAAAAAGGAGATATACATTTAGAAAGGGTATGGGATTGAATTTAAAAGGGCATGTGATCAGATGTGATCAGACCGTGTATGTTTACACATCTATAACAAACGTGGATCTCATCCGTTGGATTAGagtaaacaattttttttcttttttcatcttttcctttatatgtattatatatattcagtttttttaaaaagattttttcctttttttaattttgttttagtatatatatatatatttggttattttataatctaaatatattcgaaattttacttttctttattttttatcagaTTTAACAGgtgtttaaaaattttaaaattttaattcaaaatttaaaacatggaAATTCA
Encoded here:
- the LOC111810484 gene encoding F-box protein At2g17036-like, with the protein product MENSKSRDWTTLDYDVLGVILNKMVSLYDYLQFSLVCKSWYFLALRHKHQRSIIASKVPQLPMLIVPSEDGLEKQHCLYDLTRNIVRLVDFKFCFNKRCRGSSFGWLIMRDETLGIVLFNPFSGTVIYLPPVATYNDIEWIPGHIIKAILTKDPSLYPNDYMVVAIFGTYKRLCLIRANDKTWTYYYPTPNIPFNDINICGDTLYATEYYLNVWKVEVENSEDESSSICISVKMVHTIEMGHMVTSYITESSKGELLVVLRILDSGEEQFETVDFEVYKLIHENEDEMRRAVEVKSLDGDAIFIGDFQSICVSTKEFPRCLPNRIYFNDNRYVNLVVGKLDGTQDLGTFNFEDGSFEEQYIADPAQKNLHSPIWIIPTICSEDLDR